The following are encoded in a window of Sandaracinaceae bacterium genomic DNA:
- a CDS encoding phosphoglycerate dehydrogenase produces the protein MANVKVLVSDKLSDAGLKVLRGIPGLEVEYKTGMNEEQLCAVIGDYHGLIIRSATTVTPKVIAAADNLRVVGRAGIGVDNVDIPAASKRGIVVMNTPTGNAVTTAEHAISLMTALARKIPQAVASMKAGAWEKTKFEGREMTHKTLGVIGLGNIGRIVVTRAQGLQMKVIGMDPVMTKEKAASLGVELVGFDELLERSDFITLHVPLTPDTKDLFNAAAFAKMKKGSMLINAARGGIVDELALKDALESGQLGGAALDVFVKEPIAKDHPLLGVENALLTPHLGASTSEAQERVAVEIAQQVAEYLKDNVVKNAVNVPALPAETAEQLAPFVNLAKQLGALLGQLEPVDVREFRVTCTGVAGELGVTPIARGALAGFLQQHLEEPVNPISAPFEAQERGIKLVEIRDSDTRGYTTTVRVTVTGEHGIHTATGTIGQRGEPRLVGLEGYEIDAVMGGTTLVMKNQDRPGVIGAIGTIMGARGINVSRMQVGLDEAKGQALALWNVDGDVPADALEAVRAIPNVESVLVVRL, from the coding sequence ATGGCGAACGTGAAAGTCCTCGTATCCGACAAACTCAGCGACGCGGGGCTCAAGGTGCTGCGCGGCATTCCCGGCCTCGAGGTCGAGTACAAGACGGGCATGAACGAAGAGCAGCTGTGCGCCGTCATCGGTGACTACCACGGCCTCATCATCCGCTCGGCCACCACCGTGACGCCGAAGGTCATCGCGGCCGCGGACAACCTCCGCGTGGTGGGTCGCGCCGGCATCGGCGTGGACAACGTGGACATCCCGGCTGCCAGCAAGCGCGGCATCGTGGTCATGAACACGCCCACCGGCAACGCGGTCACCACCGCCGAGCACGCCATCTCGCTGATGACGGCGCTGGCGCGCAAGATCCCCCAGGCCGTGGCCTCCATGAAGGCCGGCGCGTGGGAGAAGACCAAGTTCGAGGGTCGCGAGATGACCCACAAGACGCTCGGCGTCATCGGCCTCGGCAACATCGGCCGCATCGTGGTCACGCGCGCCCAGGGCCTGCAGATGAAGGTCATCGGCATGGACCCGGTCATGACCAAGGAGAAGGCCGCCAGCCTCGGCGTGGAGCTCGTGGGCTTCGACGAGCTGCTGGAGCGCTCGGACTTCATCACGCTGCACGTGCCGCTCACGCCGGACACGAAAGACCTCTTCAACGCGGCGGCCTTCGCCAAGATGAAGAAGGGCTCCATGCTCATCAACGCGGCGCGCGGTGGCATCGTGGACGAGCTGGCTCTGAAGGATGCGCTCGAGAGCGGGCAGCTCGGCGGCGCGGCCCTCGACGTGTTCGTGAAGGAGCCCATCGCCAAGGACCACCCCCTCCTCGGCGTGGAGAACGCCCTGCTCACGCCGCACCTCGGCGCGTCCACCAGCGAGGCGCAGGAGCGCGTGGCCGTGGAGATCGCGCAGCAGGTGGCCGAGTACCTCAAGGACAACGTCGTGAAGAACGCCGTGAACGTCCCTGCCCTGCCGGCCGAGACCGCGGAACAACTGGCCCCGTTCGTGAACCTGGCCAAGCAGCTGGGCGCGCTCCTCGGGCAGCTCGAGCCGGTGGACGTGCGCGAGTTCCGCGTCACCTGCACGGGTGTGGCCGGTGAGCTGGGCGTCACGCCCATCGCGCGCGGCGCCCTCGCCGGGTTCCTGCAGCAGCACCTGGAGGAGCCGGTCAACCCCATCTCCGCCCCGTTCGAAGCGCAGGAGCGCGGCATCAAGCTGGTGGAAATCCGCGACTCGGACACGCGCGGCTACACCACCACGGTGCGCGTCACGGTCACGGGCGAGCACGGCATCCACACGGCCACGGGCACCATCGGTCAGCGCGGCGAGCCGCGTCTCGTGGGCCTCGAGGGCTACGAGATCGACGCCGTCATGGGCGGCACCACGCTGGTCATGAAGAACCAGGATCGCCCGGGCGTCATCGGCGCCATCGGCACCATCATGGGCGCGCGGGGCATCAACGTCTCGCGCATGCAGGTCGGCCTCGACGAAGCCAAGGGCCAAGCGCTCGCGCTCTGGAACGTGGACGGCGACGTGCCGGCCGACGCGCTCGAGGCCGTGCGCGCCATCCCCAACGTCGAGTCCGTGCTCGTCGTCCGGCTCTGA
- a CDS encoding protein kinase, with protein sequence MPPADSPEDARFGPYRLVDRVAVGGMAEVFRAIEPRPAGEDRVICVKRMLPHLASEPGALAMFEEEARLGAHIRHPNVVQMLGFGEAGGQPYLALEYVRGCDLWRLLRWVQHQGLGLPLETCVYVVRQILKGLAAVHEARDDDGLPLGVVHRDVSPSNVLLSVHGDVKLGDLGIAQSHLHAHIPARHSGRRMGKLGYLAPEQVTGAALDVRTDLFAVGVIAAELLMGGKPLFRGGSELAILLAIRDGNIDQFASTAKSLPEPLRAFVVHLLAAAPDARPHSAMEALAVLDAVIAGAHVAETDAPARKQFGDLVAHATGEFLKVTGEYPLPLPDHEKTPHFDVAAGEVPRGEGRFFPTRDPLADDQRETLIPGSNAWPAGAATPLDVPRDYAICVADTWRFSLTYAEVVESIALGQLQASDQLRLPTGETVLLREVPEFLRHARPGSLGTVTRDQLPGLHPATSIAAEEGGIVAALGRSILNGETGLWLAEQGAVRKEIYVVDGAPVLVASNMAGELLGEYLVARGVVSRGELDMALAVMPRFEGKLGDTLVALGLVEPVHLFQHIAAQVEEKLLETALWSSGVFSFYPGATAPGERFPLASSPWEVLLESTRRRLLHGLDSADLGDPAGARRWVLARTLPRALATGAVPGPVNMALTLLRQPRRAEDLIAAIDDPDGRDVARGMRVLTLLAHLGVCVPDEDA encoded by the coding sequence ATGCCACCCGCCGACTCTCCCGAAGATGCGCGCTTCGGCCCGTATCGCCTCGTCGACCGCGTGGCGGTCGGGGGAATGGCGGAGGTGTTCCGGGCCATCGAGCCTCGCCCAGCCGGCGAAGACCGGGTCATCTGCGTGAAGCGCATGCTGCCGCACCTGGCCAGTGAGCCCGGTGCGCTGGCCATGTTCGAAGAGGAAGCGCGCCTCGGCGCCCACATCCGCCACCCCAACGTGGTGCAGATGCTGGGCTTCGGTGAGGCGGGCGGGCAACCCTACCTCGCGCTCGAGTACGTGCGCGGCTGCGACCTGTGGCGCCTGCTGCGCTGGGTGCAGCACCAGGGCCTCGGCCTGCCGCTCGAGACCTGCGTCTATGTGGTGCGCCAGATCTTGAAGGGCCTCGCCGCCGTCCACGAGGCGCGAGACGACGATGGCTTGCCGCTCGGGGTGGTGCATCGCGACGTGAGCCCCTCCAACGTGCTTCTCTCCGTGCACGGGGACGTGAAGCTGGGCGATCTCGGTATCGCGCAGAGCCACCTGCACGCGCACATACCCGCGCGCCACAGCGGCCGACGCATGGGCAAGCTGGGCTACCTCGCGCCCGAGCAGGTCACGGGCGCCGCGCTGGACGTGCGCACCGATCTGTTCGCCGTGGGCGTGATCGCGGCCGAGCTGCTCATGGGAGGCAAGCCCCTCTTCCGCGGGGGCAGCGAGCTCGCCATCCTGCTGGCCATCCGCGACGGAAACATCGACCAATTCGCGTCCACGGCCAAGAGCCTGCCGGAGCCCCTGCGCGCCTTCGTGGTGCACCTGCTGGCCGCTGCGCCCGATGCACGGCCGCACTCTGCCATGGAGGCACTCGCCGTGCTGGACGCGGTCATCGCCGGCGCGCACGTCGCCGAGACCGACGCCCCGGCCCGGAAGCAGTTCGGCGATCTGGTGGCGCATGCGACCGGAGAGTTCCTGAAGGTGACCGGCGAGTACCCGTTGCCCCTGCCGGACCACGAGAAGACTCCTCACTTCGATGTTGCCGCAGGCGAGGTCCCGCGCGGTGAAGGGCGCTTCTTCCCCACGCGCGATCCGCTGGCCGATGACCAACGCGAGACGCTCATCCCGGGCAGCAACGCGTGGCCGGCCGGCGCGGCCACCCCGCTAGACGTCCCGCGCGACTACGCGATCTGTGTGGCCGACACGTGGCGCTTCAGCCTGACCTACGCCGAAGTGGTGGAGTCCATCGCGCTCGGGCAACTGCAGGCCAGCGATCAGCTGCGCCTGCCCACGGGCGAGACGGTGTTGTTGCGCGAAGTCCCCGAGTTCCTGCGGCACGCGCGCCCGGGCTCGCTCGGGACGGTCACGCGCGATCAGCTCCCAGGCCTGCATCCCGCCACCAGCATCGCCGCCGAAGAAGGCGGGATCGTGGCCGCGCTGGGGCGCTCCATCCTCAACGGCGAGACTGGCTTGTGGCTGGCCGAGCAGGGGGCGGTCCGCAAAGAGATCTACGTCGTGGACGGGGCGCCGGTGCTGGTGGCCAGCAACATGGCGGGCGAGCTGCTGGGCGAGTACCTGGTGGCCCGCGGGGTGGTGTCTCGCGGCGAGCTCGACATGGCGCTGGCGGTGATGCCGCGCTTCGAGGGCAAGCTGGGCGACACGCTGGTGGCGCTCGGGCTGGTGGAGCCCGTGCACCTCTTCCAGCACATCGCGGCTCAGGTGGAAGAAAAGCTGCTCGAGACAGCGCTCTGGTCGAGCGGGGTGTTCAGCTTCTACCCCGGCGCCACGGCGCCGGGGGAGCGCTTCCCGCTGGCGTCGTCTCCCTGGGAGGTGCTGCTCGAGTCCACGCGCCGGCGCCTGCTGCACGGGCTGGACTCGGCCGACCTCGGCGATCCTGCGGGCGCCCGGCGCTGGGTGCTGGCGCGCACCCTGCCCCGCGCCCTCGCCACCGGCGCCGTGCCTGGACCCGTGAACATGGCCCTGACGCTGCTGCGGCAGCCGCGTCGCGCCGAAGACCTGATCGCGGCGATCGACGACCCCGACGGCCGTGACGTCGCGCGCGGCATGCGGGTTCTCACCCTGCTCGCGCACCTGGGCGTGTGCGTGCCGGACGAAGACGCCTGA
- a CDS encoding cytochrome c3 family protein: MMQIFPRHLNLLPLVIAGAATVGGGVLTGAIWYYAAPDNLQVGYAPEQPVPYSHRLHAGELEMDCRYCHANVERSHEAMVPPTQTCMGCHTQVLPDSERLAPVRESFETGAPVEWVRVHQVPDTVFFDHSVHLAAGVGCVTCHGRVDQMEVVQVDQPISMGWCLDCHRDPGPGLRPRTEITNMDWAPDENWVAHVDEVNPPTHCSGCHR, from the coding sequence ATCATGCAGATCTTTCCTCGACACCTGAATCTCTTGCCACTCGTGATCGCGGGTGCAGCCACCGTAGGCGGTGGCGTGCTCACGGGCGCGATTTGGTACTATGCGGCGCCCGACAACCTCCAGGTTGGCTACGCGCCCGAGCAGCCCGTTCCGTACAGCCACCGCCTGCATGCAGGCGAACTGGAGATGGACTGCCGCTACTGCCACGCCAACGTCGAGCGCTCGCACGAAGCGATGGTGCCGCCGACGCAGACGTGCATGGGCTGCCACACCCAGGTTCTCCCGGACTCGGAGCGCCTCGCGCCCGTCCGTGAGAGCTTCGAGACCGGTGCGCCGGTCGAGTGGGTGCGCGTCCACCAGGTGCCGGACACGGTCTTCTTCGACCACAGCGTGCACCTCGCGGCCGGCGTGGGCTGCGTGACGTGTCATGGGCGCGTCGACCAGATGGAGGTCGTGCAGGTCGACCAGCCCATCAGCATGGGCTGGTGTCTGGACTGCCACCGCGATCCCGGGCCCGGCCTCCGGCCCCGCACAGAGATCACCAACATGGATTGGGCGCCAGACGAGAACTGGGTGGCCCACGTGGATGAGGTCAATCCCCCGACCCACTGCTCAGGGTGCCACCGATGA
- a CDS encoding ATP phosphoribosyltransferase regulatory subunit, with translation MPRKAPPPATVGDELGPRSEGAVLHPDGMALAPPRGMRDVVPPTSTGLKRLRSAIMRVFGLYGYDRVITPPFELAEVLERGLDSVDRRELMRFVEPHTGEVALLRPDMTPQVARIVATRLSDRPSPHRLCYEGTVVRRMRHRARRRQQTLQAGIECIGWGDAGADVEVLRVADDACQKVGLRGHQFELAHVNIAATVLDLVPATARAGVADALAQKDAFSVEARLQQAGVPARERTRVLALTELYGDVSILPIARKRFPKGPIADALRELSEVVDRVGSAGLGATVTVDLGELRGHSYYTGVSVTLLAEGPGAPLGTGGRYDTLLARFGMPAPATGFAFDVDNVAWALRAQGNSLLDESPLRLVVAGDAALADALATELRSLGVPASRVEGAQKPALEYAASWDYPLVVIAGARSHRVVRVRDGATLRVAVGART, from the coding sequence ATGCCCCGCAAGGCGCCTCCTCCGGCCACAGTCGGCGACGAGCTCGGACCGCGGTCCGAGGGGGCGGTCTTGCATCCGGACGGCATGGCCCTGGCACCGCCGCGCGGCATGCGTGACGTGGTGCCGCCCACGTCCACTGGCCTGAAGCGCCTGCGCAGCGCCATCATGCGCGTGTTCGGCCTCTACGGGTACGACCGCGTCATCACGCCGCCCTTCGAGCTGGCCGAGGTGCTGGAGCGCGGGCTCGACTCGGTGGACCGGCGCGAGCTCATGCGCTTCGTGGAGCCGCACACCGGTGAGGTGGCGCTGTTGCGCCCGGACATGACGCCGCAGGTGGCGCGCATCGTGGCCACGCGGCTGTCGGACCGCCCCTCCCCCCACCGCCTCTGCTACGAGGGCACCGTGGTGCGCCGCATGCGGCACCGCGCCCGACGCAGGCAGCAGACGCTGCAGGCCGGCATCGAGTGCATCGGCTGGGGTGACGCGGGGGCCGACGTCGAGGTCCTGCGTGTGGCCGATGACGCCTGCCAGAAGGTGGGCCTGCGCGGTCACCAGTTCGAGCTGGCGCACGTGAACATCGCCGCCACCGTGCTGGACCTGGTGCCTGCCACCGCCCGCGCTGGCGTGGCCGATGCCCTGGCCCAGAAAGACGCGTTCTCCGTGGAGGCGCGCTTGCAGCAAGCCGGCGTGCCCGCTCGCGAGCGCACCCGGGTGTTGGCGCTCACGGAGCTCTACGGCGACGTCAGCATCCTGCCCATCGCCCGCAAGCGCTTCCCCAAGGGCCCCATCGCCGACGCCCTGCGCGAGCTCAGCGAGGTGGTGGACCGCGTGGGCAGCGCTGGCCTCGGCGCCACCGTCACGGTGGACCTCGGCGAGCTGCGCGGCCACTCGTACTACACTGGCGTCAGCGTCACGCTGCTGGCCGAGGGCCCCGGCGCGCCGCTGGGCACCGGCGGGCGCTACGACACGCTGCTGGCGCGCTTCGGCATGCCCGCCCCCGCCACCGGCTTCGCCTTCGACGTGGACAACGTGGCGTGGGCCCTGCGCGCGCAGGGCAACAGCCTGCTGGACGAGTCGCCGCTGCGCCTGGTCGTGGCGGGCGATGCGGCGCTGGCCGACGCCCTCGCCACCGAGCTGCGCTCCCTCGGCGTGCCAGCCTCCCGTGTGGAGGGGGCGCAGAAGCCGGCCCTCGAATACGCGGCCAGCTGGGACTACCCTCTGGTCGTCATCGCGGGCGCTCGCTCGCATCGTGTCGTTCGCGTCCGCGACGGCGCCACCCTGCGCGTCGCTGTCGGCGCCCGGACCTGA
- a CDS encoding 4Fe-4S dicluster domain-containing protein — translation MSRRKSYEFQDAPAQGKLKVWRSLEELDALQADETAARAQMKRDAEAERPGGFLAVDGLLKKTGKALSAPVSRRSFMQYSTAAAAAVAIEGCARRPEANILPYAQSPESLVPGVPSHFATVTQRNGDALGIVVTSHDGRPTKVEGNPLHPSSRGASDVRAQVAVWDLYDPDRAHQPTLRGDDGRTAKTYAEFDEAFGTLIGGLGTGAGLRVLAQATNSPSMVRIRAALAARFPAAKLYTYDSVNDDNSREGTRQLLGQPMHVHYELSRARTVLSLDCDFLGLETGSVRNGRGFGPGRAITAPDSAMSRLYVVEATHSITGGSADHRLALPATRVDAYARALGAALEVPGVQAAATDGIPAEWIRAVAADLREAGRGAAVLVGRNQPAHVHALGLAINAHLGAIGSTVLTNAVLDAEQPRSLESIRALVSEIEGANTLLILGGNPVYDAPADVDFAALLGRDGLTSVHLAHGIDETGSLCTWQVPLAHELETWGDQRAADGTVSIQQPLIAPLWGARSALELLARVAGERNWRGHAVVRSTFRSATNPVSFERDWRAALHAGVVRGSTLTAETPAIDASLLTAALSRTAATVEGIEVQFVPDAALWDGRHANNVWAQELADPMTKIVWDNVALVSREFANELNVRPQDLIRISKGDRSVELPVWILPGHANQSVTLTLGYGRTQAGRYAAVADHRPADKMGGGFRVEALRDSESFYFGSGFTVEKATGHYNVVQTQTHDNMEGRPIAIDATLDQYKEEPQFASFRTVEFVSTDPLWRQVNYDDQRVQPTDSTLPAVLHKWGMVIDLSSCTGCNACVVACQSENNIPAVGKYEVERGREMAWMRIDRYFVGEDSNNPQIALQPVGCQHCEEAPCENVCPVNATAHSPEGLNDMAYNRCIGTRYCANNCPYKVRRFNYLDWHVRLDELIDEQTGVSAIPGLGFRAGQDVANFPEERKLAFNPNVTVRMRGVMEKCSYCVQRIQGARIAARREQRVMRDGDIVTACQSACPTAAITFGDLNDPESRVAQLAVRDRRYKLLAELGTQPRTTFLGKIRNPNPAFPATGGRDGEHAAGEGQEAHG, via the coding sequence ATGAGTCGCCGCAAGTCATACGAGTTCCAAGACGCCCCTGCCCAGGGGAAGCTGAAGGTCTGGCGCAGCCTCGAGGAGCTCGACGCCCTCCAGGCCGACGAGACCGCCGCCCGCGCCCAGATGAAGCGTGACGCCGAGGCCGAGCGCCCCGGTGGCTTCCTCGCCGTGGACGGCCTGCTGAAGAAGACCGGCAAGGCGCTCTCCGCGCCCGTGTCGCGTCGCAGCTTCATGCAGTACAGCACCGCGGCCGCTGCGGCCGTGGCCATCGAGGGCTGCGCACGTCGCCCCGAAGCCAACATCCTGCCGTACGCCCAGTCGCCCGAGTCCCTCGTGCCCGGTGTGCCCTCGCACTTCGCGACGGTCACGCAGCGCAACGGCGACGCGCTCGGCATCGTGGTCACCAGCCACGACGGTCGGCCCACCAAGGTGGAGGGCAACCCGCTCCATCCCTCGAGCCGTGGCGCCTCCGACGTCCGCGCCCAGGTGGCGGTGTGGGACCTCTACGACCCGGACCGCGCGCATCAACCCACGCTCCGGGGTGACGACGGCCGCACGGCAAAGACCTACGCCGAGTTCGACGAGGCCTTCGGCACGCTCATCGGCGGGCTGGGCACCGGCGCCGGCCTGCGTGTGCTCGCTCAGGCCACCAACAGCCCGTCCATGGTGCGCATCCGCGCGGCCCTGGCCGCGCGCTTCCCGGCCGCCAAGCTCTACACCTACGACTCGGTCAACGACGACAACTCGCGCGAAGGCACCCGGCAGCTGCTCGGCCAGCCCATGCACGTGCACTACGAGCTGTCGCGGGCGCGCACGGTCCTCTCCCTGGACTGTGACTTCCTCGGCCTCGAGACCGGCTCCGTGCGCAACGGCCGCGGGTTCGGCCCCGGCCGCGCCATCACCGCGCCCGACTCGGCCATGAGCCGTCTCTACGTGGTGGAGGCCACCCACTCCATCACGGGTGGTTCCGCCGACCATCGCCTGGCCCTTCCGGCCACGCGTGTGGATGCCTACGCGCGCGCCCTCGGGGCAGCGCTCGAGGTGCCCGGTGTGCAGGCCGCCGCCACCGACGGCATCCCCGCCGAGTGGATTCGCGCCGTCGCGGCCGACCTCCGTGAAGCTGGTCGCGGAGCCGCCGTGCTGGTGGGCCGCAACCAGCCCGCGCACGTGCACGCGCTGGGTCTCGCCATCAACGCGCACCTCGGGGCCATCGGCTCCACGGTGCTCACGAACGCCGTGCTGGACGCGGAGCAGCCGCGCAGCCTCGAGAGCATCCGTGCGCTCGTCAGCGAGATCGAGGGCGCCAATACGCTGCTCATCCTGGGCGGCAACCCGGTCTACGACGCGCCGGCGGACGTGGACTTCGCGGCCCTGCTCGGGCGCGACGGACTGACCTCCGTCCACCTCGCCCACGGCATCGACGAGACGGGCTCGCTCTGCACCTGGCAGGTTCCCCTCGCGCACGAGCTCGAGACCTGGGGCGATCAGCGCGCCGCCGACGGCACCGTGTCCATCCAGCAGCCGCTCATCGCGCCTCTCTGGGGAGCGCGCAGCGCGCTCGAGCTGTTGGCCCGCGTGGCGGGTGAGCGCAACTGGCGCGGTCACGCGGTGGTGCGCAGCACCTTCCGTTCGGCCACCAACCCAGTTTCGTTCGAGCGCGACTGGCGCGCGGCGCTGCACGCGGGTGTGGTGCGCGGCTCCACGCTCACGGCCGAGACGCCCGCCATCGACGCCAGCCTGCTGACCGCTGCGCTCTCGCGCACGGCGGCCACCGTCGAGGGCATCGAAGTGCAGTTCGTTCCGGACGCCGCCCTGTGGGATGGCCGGCACGCCAACAACGTGTGGGCCCAAGAGCTGGCCGACCCCATGACGAAGATCGTCTGGGACAACGTGGCGCTGGTCTCGCGCGAGTTCGCCAACGAACTCAACGTGCGTCCCCAGGACCTCATCCGCATCAGCAAGGGCGACCGCAGCGTGGAGCTGCCGGTCTGGATCCTCCCGGGCCACGCCAATCAGAGCGTCACGCTCACGCTGGGCTACGGTCGCACGCAGGCGGGGCGCTACGCTGCCGTGGCCGACCATCGCCCGGCAGACAAAATGGGCGGCGGCTTCCGGGTGGAGGCCCTGCGCGACAGCGAGAGCTTCTACTTCGGCTCTGGCTTCACGGTGGAGAAGGCCACGGGCCACTACAACGTCGTCCAGACGCAGACCCACGACAACATGGAAGGTCGCCCCATCGCGATCGACGCCACGTTGGACCAGTACAAGGAGGAGCCGCAGTTCGCGTCCTTCCGTACCGTCGAGTTCGTGAGCACCGACCCGCTCTGGCGGCAGGTGAACTACGACGACCAGCGCGTGCAGCCCACCGACAGCACGCTCCCCGCAGTGCTCCACAAGTGGGGCATGGTCATCGACCTCAGCTCCTGCACCGGCTGCAACGCCTGCGTGGTGGCCTGCCAGTCGGAGAACAACATCCCGGCCGTCGGCAAGTACGAGGTCGAGCGTGGCCGCGAGATGGCCTGGATGCGCATCGACCGCTACTTCGTGGGCGAGGACAGCAACAATCCGCAGATCGCGCTCCAGCCCGTGGGCTGCCAGCACTGCGAAGAGGCGCCCTGCGAGAATGTCTGCCCGGTGAACGCCACCGCTCACAGCCCCGAGGGCTTGAACGACATGGCGTACAACCGCTGCATCGGCACGCGCTACTGCGCGAACAACTGCCCCTACAAGGTGCGCCGCTTCAACTACCTCGACTGGCACGTCCGCCTGGACGAGCTCATCGACGAGCAGACGGGTGTCTCGGCCATCCCCGGCCTCGGCTTCCGCGCGGGTCAGGACGTCGCGAACTTCCCCGAGGAGCGCAAGCTGGCGTTCAACCCGAACGTCACGGTGCGCATGCGCGGTGTCATGGAGAAGTGCTCCTACTGCGTGCAGCGCATCCAGGGCGCACGCATCGCGGCTCGCCGCGAGCAGCGGGTCATGCGCGACGGCGACATCGTCACCGCCTGTCAGTCCGCCTGTCCCACCGCGGCCATCACCTTTGGTGACCTGAACGACCCCGAGAGCCGTGTGGCCCAGCTGGCCGTGCGCGACCGTCGCTACAAGCTGCTGGCCGAGCTCGGCACGCAGCCCCGCACGACCTTCCTCGGAAAGATCCGCAACCCGAACCCCGCGTTCCCCGCCACCGGCGGACGTGATGGCGAACATGCAGCTGGCGAAGGCCAGGAGGCGCACGGATGA
- a CDS encoding DUF3341 domain-containing protein, with protein sequence MSDHDTPKKEPKIAEKRPALYLAEYETPNAVAKAAMKVRDAGYKSWDCHTPYPLHGLDDAMGLVPTKIGVISFICGLMGLIGGALLIQYANNWDYPIIIGGKPPGSFPSMVPILFECTVLLTGFGTLFGMLHLLKLPMHNHPIFESDRFAAATDDKYFISIEVKDAKFDLTKTRALLESTHPSHLELVEEEVL encoded by the coding sequence ATGTCGGACCACGATACCCCTAAGAAAGAGCCGAAGATCGCCGAGAAGAGGCCCGCCCTCTACCTCGCCGAGTACGAGACGCCCAACGCCGTGGCCAAGGCCGCGATGAAGGTGCGCGACGCGGGCTACAAGAGCTGGGACTGCCACACGCCGTATCCGCTACACGGGCTGGACGACGCCATGGGGCTCGTCCCCACCAAGATCGGCGTCATCAGCTTCATCTGCGGCCTGATGGGGCTCATCGGCGGCGCGCTGCTCATCCAGTACGCCAACAACTGGGACTACCCCATCATCATCGGTGGAAAGCCGCCCGGTTCGTTCCCGTCCATGGTGCCCATCCTGTTCGAGTGCACGGTCTTGCTCACCGGCTTCGGCACGCTCTTCGGCATGCTGCACCTGCTCAAGCTGCCCATGCACAACCACCCCATCTTCGAGTCGGACCGCTTCGCCGCGGCCACCGATGACAAGTACTTCATCTCGATCGAGGTCAAGGACGCCAAGTTCGACCTCACGAAGACCCGGGCGCTGCTCGAGTCGACGCACCCGAGCCACCTCGAGCTCGTGGAGGAGGAAGTCCTGTGA
- the nrfD gene encoding polysulfide reductase NrfD encodes MSDDKPIVEIGETYLLPQGTTVHDITEAVSRVTENKAPRGWWICFLPSVSLLGLMTAVIAYLLAMGIGVWGNNAPAYWGWDITNFVWWIGIGHAGTLISAILFLFRQKWRTSINRFAEAMTVMAVLCAAMFPALHTGRPWFDYYLFPIPNQMQMWPNFKSPLMWDVFAVNTYLTISVIFWFVGLIPDFATLRDRSETMLRRRIYGFLALGWRGSHRGWQHYERAYLIFAGISTPLVLSVHSVVSFDFATSVIPGWHTTIFPPYFVAGAIFSGFALVMTMMLIVRAVFGMHNLVNIRHLDLMNKFMLGTSMIVGYAYAMEFFIAWYSGNPYEQWVFLHNRAGFAQTDSLGNWGPLWWSYWAMIGCNVLVPQIFWFQKCRTSVPIMFVATILINIGMWFERFVIIVTSLTQDFLPSSWGNFHPTWIDVGLYLGTFGLFLTLFLLFVRWIPMIAIAELKATLPGAHPNLHHGDEHDHAHAHASAEPAPAE; translated from the coding sequence ATGAGCGACGACAAGCCCATTGTCGAGATCGGCGAGACCTATCTCCTCCCGCAAGGCACCACGGTCCACGACATCACGGAGGCCGTGTCCCGTGTCACCGAGAACAAGGCGCCCCGCGGCTGGTGGATTTGCTTCCTGCCCTCGGTGTCCCTGCTCGGCCTGATGACCGCCGTCATCGCGTATCTGCTCGCGATGGGTATCGGCGTCTGGGGTAACAACGCGCCGGCCTACTGGGGTTGGGACATCACCAACTTCGTGTGGTGGATCGGTATCGGCCACGCCGGAACGCTGATCTCGGCCATCCTCTTCCTGTTCAGGCAGAAGTGGCGCACCAGCATCAACCGCTTCGCCGAGGCCATGACCGTCATGGCGGTGCTCTGTGCCGCCATGTTCCCGGCCCTGCACACGGGCCGGCCGTGGTTCGACTACTACCTGTTCCCGATCCCGAACCAGATGCAGATGTGGCCGAACTTCAAGTCGCCGCTCATGTGGGACGTGTTCGCCGTGAACACGTACCTGACCATCTCGGTCATCTTCTGGTTCGTCGGCCTCATCCCGGACTTCGCCACCCTGCGCGACCGCTCCGAGACCATGCTGCGCCGCCGCATCTACGGGTTCCTGGCTCTCGGCTGGCGCGGCTCGCACCGCGGCTGGCAGCACTACGAGCGCGCGTACCTCATCTTCGCGGGCATCAGCACGCCGCTCGTGCTCTCGGTGCACTCGGTCGTGTCCTTCGACTTCGCCACCTCGGTCATCCCCGGCTGGCACACCACCATCTTCCCGCCGTACTTCGTGGCCGGCGCCATCTTCTCGGGCTTCGCGCTCGTCATGACCATGATGCTCATCGTGCGAGCCGTGTTCGGCATGCACAACCTGGTGAACATCCGGCACCTGGACTTGATGAACAAGTTCATGCTCGGCACCTCGATGATCGTCGGGTACGCCTACGCCATGGAGTTCTTCATCGCGTGGTACTCCGGCAACCCCTACGAGCAGTGGGTCTTCCTCCACAACCGCGCGGGCTTCGCCCAGACGGATAGCCTCGGCAACTGGGGCCCTCTGTGGTGGAGCTACTGGGCCATGATCGGCTGCAACGTCCTCGTGCCGCAAATCTTCTGGTTCCAGAAGTGCCGCACCAGCGTGCCCATCATGTTCGTGGCCACCATCCTCATCAACATCGGCATGTGGTTCGAGCGCTTCGTCATCATCGTGACCTCGCTCACCCAGGACTTCCTGCCCAGCTCGTGGGGCAACTTCCACCCCACCTGGATCGACGTGGGCCTCTACCTGGGGACCTTCGGACTCTTCCTCACGCTGTTCCTCCTCTTCGTGCGCTGGATCCCGATGATCGCCATCGCGGAGCTCAAGGCGACCCTGCCTGGCGCCCATCCCAACCTTCACCACGGCGACGAGCACGACCACGCGCATGCGCATGCGTCGGCCGAGCCTGCCCCGGCGGAGTGA